A genomic stretch from Solanum stenotomum isolate F172 chromosome 8, ASM1918654v1, whole genome shotgun sequence includes:
- the LOC125874773 gene encoding heavy metal-associated isoprenylated plant protein 7-like, with the protein MGEEEKKVEEVKKEEAPKDEKPSDGGGGEEKKEEKKAEEESKEAKPESPPPPPEIVLRVFMHCEGCARKVRKSLKGFQGVEDVLTDCKTHKVVVKGEKADPLKVLERIQKKSHRQVELLSPIPKPPAAAAAEEPKKPEEKEAVKAEEKKEEPQVITVVLKVHMHCEACAQEIKRRIQKMKGVENAEPDLKNSQVTVKGVFEATKLVEYVSKRTGKRAVIVKVEPEQKAKEEAKPKEDQKEEKKTEAKKVEEGDNKEEKKEEAAAPAKEEAVVAAKEEAVQNDVDPTVDVKKNEFYYYHHPQNHQLYNNPQRLAHEMFAYPPPPQIFSDENPNACSVM; encoded by the exons ATGGGAGAG GAAGAGAAGAAGGtagaagaagtgaagaaagaggAGGCACCGAAAGATGAAAAGCCAAGCGACGGCGGTGGTGgtgaagagaagaaagaggaaaaaaaggCGGAGGAAGAATCAAAAGAGGCGAAACCAGAATCTCCACCTCCACCGCCGGAAATTGTTTTGAGAGTTTTCATGCATTGTGAAGGTTGTGCTCGTAAAGTCCGCAAATCGCTCAAAGGATTCCAAG gagTTGAAGATGTGTTGACGGATTGCAAAACTCATAAGGTTGTAGTGAAAGGGGAAAAAGCAGACCCGTTGAAGGTATTGGAGAGAATACAGAAAAAGAGTCATCGTCAAGTTGAGCTTCTCTCTCCAATCCCAAAACCACCGGCGGCGGCGGCGGCCGAAGAGCCCAAGAAACCGGAGGAAAAAGAAGCCGTTAAAGCCGAAGAGAAAAAAGAGGag CCTCAGGTGATTACAGTAGTTCTGAAAGTTCACATGCATTGTGAGGCTTGTGCACAAGAAATCAAAAGACGTATACAGAAAATGAAAG gTGTGGAGAATGCAGAACCGGACTTGAAAAACTCACAAGTGACAGTGAAAGGTGTGTTTGAGGCAACAAAACTGGTGGAATATGTAAGCAAAAGGACTGGAAAACGGGCAGTTATTGTGAAAGTAGAACCTGAACAGAAAGCGAAGGAGGAGGCTAAGCCCAAAGAAGATCAAaaggaagagaagaaaaccGAAGCGAAGAAAGTTGAAGAAGGTGACAAcaaagaggagaagaaggaagaagCAGCCGCACCAGCTAAGGAAGAAGCCGTAGTAGCAGCTAAGGAAGAAGCTGTACAAAACGACGTCGATCCAACAGTAGATGTGAAGAAGAATGAGTTTTACTACTATCACCATCCTCAGAATCATCAGCTGTACAATAATCCACAGAGGCTTGCACATGAAATGTTTGCGTACCCTCCACCTCCGCAGATTTTCAGCGATGAAAATCCGAATGCATGTTCCGTGATGTAA
- the LOC125874041 gene encoding mitotic-spindle organizing protein 1B-like yields MDPEAARNARDSLDLVIHMSNILDTGLDRHSLSVLIALSELGFNPEALAAVVKEFRRETPASSSVQSSAPSAP; encoded by the coding sequence ATGGATCCAGAAGCTGCACGGAACGCACGGGATTCACTCGATCTGGTAATTCATATGTCAAACATTCTTGACACTGGGCTTGATCGTCACAGTTTATCCGTTCTGATTGCACTCTCTGAACTGGGTTTCAATCCTGAGGCCTTGGCTGCTGTAGTTAAGGAGTTTCGTAGAGAAACACCGGCTTCTTCTTCTGTCCAATCATCCGCTCCATCAGCACCTTAG
- the LOC125872440 gene encoding HVA22-like protein e: MGKFLTVMTHLHTLAGPSVMLLYPLYASVVAIESTSKLDDEQWLAYWILYSFLTLMEMLLQPMLQWIPIWYDLKLAMVAWLVLPQFRGAAFIYEKFVREKLITKYGARYFRDKSSPPPKVSVKPSEDRTD, from the exons ATGGGTAAATTTTTGACTGTCATGACTCACCTTCATACTCTTGCCgg GCCATCCGTGATGTTGCTCTATCCTCT ATATGCATCAGTAGTGGCTATAGAGAGCACATCTAAGTTGGATGATGAGCAATGGCTTGCTTACTGGATTCTCTATTCTTTTCTCACTCTTATGGAGATGCTCCTTCAACCCATGCTTCAATG GATACCTATTTGGTATGATTTGAAGCTAGCAATGGTAGCATGGCTGGTTCTTCCCCAGTTCAGGGGAGCTGCTTTTATTTATGAGAAGTTTGTTAGGGAAAAACTCATCACCAAATATGGAGCTCGATATTTCAGAGACAAATCTTCTCCTCCTCCCAAG GTGAGCGTGAAACCCAGTGAAGATCGGACTGATTGA
- the LOC125874186 gene encoding 11-beta-hydroxysteroid dehydrogenase A-like gives MLVELIHKFLNLVAPPVSFFSLLLFLPPFQFFKCVLSILGTLFSEDVSGKVVIITGASSGIGEYVAYEYAKRGACLTLAARRDRSLNEVAEGARELGSPDVITIQADVSKAEDCRMIIDQTMSHFGRLDHLVNNAGVHAIALFEDTEDVADFKSVMDINFWGSVYMTRFAIPSLRYSGGRIIVLSSSASWLPVPRSSFYNASKAAVSQFFETLRIELGQDIKITLVTPGFVESELTQGKYIGKGGDVEVDQGMRDVFIGATPVAKVESCAKTIVNSACRGERYVTIPAWFRVSYLWKVFAPEVLEWMYRLMHLTGTSPEDALSKKVVDYTGAQNVLYPETIRTGETKTD, from the exons ATGTTGGTTGAACTAATTCACAAATTTCTCAACTTAGTCGCTCCTCCGGTTTCCTTCTTCAGCTTGCTTCTTTTCTTACCaccttttcaatttttcaagtGCGTTCTCTCAATTTTGGGCACACTTTTTAGTGAAGATGTTTCTGGAAAGGTCGTCATCATCACTGGGGCTTCATCTGGCATTGGCGAG TATGTGGCATATGAGTACGCCAAAAGAGGAGCATGTTTAACCCTTGCAGCCAGAAGAGATAGGAGTTTGAATGAAGTGGCTGAAGGGGCACGTGAGCTAGGCTCACCAGATGTTATAACAATTCAAGCTGATGTTTCGAAAGCCGAAGACTGTAGAATGATTATTGATCAAACCATGAGTCACTTTGGCCGAT TGGACCATCTGGTTAATAATGCTGGAGTGCACGCGATTGCTCTGTTCGAAGATACAGAAGATGTCGCTGATTTTAAATCTGTCATG GACATCAACTTCTGGGGTTCTGTTTACATGACCCGCTTTGCGATTCCATCTCTTAGGTATAGTGGGGGAAGGATCATTGTGCTTTCTTCATCTGCTTCTTGGCTGCCTGTTCCAAGATCAAGCTTTTACAAT GCAAGCAAAGCAGCAGTATCTCAATTCTTCGAGACGTTAAGAATTGAGTTGGGGCAGGACATCAAGATAACTCTGGTGACGCCTGGCTTTGTTGAATCTGAACTGACGCAAGGCAAATACATCGGTAAGGGTGGCGATGTAGAGGTTGATCAAGGAATGAGGGAT GTATTCATAGGCGCGACTCCAGTGGCTAAGGTTGAATCATGTGCCAAGACAATCGTCAATAGTGCTTGCCGAGGCGAAAGATATGTTACAATACCAGCTTGGTTTCGGGTTAGCTACTTGTGGAAGGTGTTTGCCCCCGAGGTGTTAGAATGGATGTATAGGCTGATGCATCTCACCGGAACTTCACCAGAGGATGCACTTAGCAAGAAAGTAGTGGATTATACTGGCGCGCAAAACGTGTTATATCCCGAGACTATCAGGACTGGAGAAACAAAAACTGATTAA